The following proteins come from a genomic window of Miscanthus floridulus cultivar M001 chromosome 2, ASM1932011v1, whole genome shotgun sequence:
- the LOC136536875 gene encoding uncharacterized protein: MAAAGAAALVALLAALVVTHSGASALPVVNNHTSAVRQLRGGGWQAAKATWYGAPNGAGPDDNGGACGFKNTNQYPFMSMTSCGNQPLFQDGQGCGACYQIRCTAKNNPACSGEVKTVMITDMNYYPVASAGRLNCLLLRGRRRRSNDGCASAGEARLAVEGRGDEAADGGASHGPKLPAATAPGPCFLDDAEASAALAPSRAELAPTARGAAPGGARSHGCPCSRGRRSRGWQSPRLPLRQRPPSRRPC; this comes from the exons ATGGCCGCCGCCGGGGCAGCTGCACTTGTTGCGCTCCTCGCCGCGCTTGTTGTCACGCATTCTGGCGCAAGCGCACTACCAGTGGTGAACAACCACACCTCCGCCGTCCGCCAACTCCGCGGCGGCGGCTGGCAGGCGGCTAAGGCCACCTGGTACGGCGCGCCCAACGGCGCCGGCCCCGACGACAATG GTGGCGCGTGCGGGTTCAAGAACACCAACCAGTACCCGTTCATGTCCATGACGTCGTGCGGCAACCAGCCCCTGTTCCAGGACGGGCAGGGCTGCGGCGCATGCTACCAG ATCAGGTGCACCGCTAAGAATAACCCTGCCTGCTCCGGCGAGGTGAAGACGGTGATGATCACGGACATGAACTACTACCCGGTGGCCAG TGCTGGGAGGCTCAACTGCTTGCTGCTGAGGGGCAGGAGGCGACGAAGCAACGACGGATGCGCAAGCGCTGGGGAGGCACGACTAGCTGTTGAGGGACGAGGCGACGAAGCAGCCGACGGAGGCGCAAGCCATGGCCCCAAGCTGCCAGCGGCCACGGCGCCTGGCCCTTGCTTCCTCGACGACGCGGAGGCATCGGCGGCTCTGGCCCCAAGCCGCGCGGAGCTCGCTCCCACGGCCCGCGGAGCCGCGCCTGGCGGAGCTCGCTCCCACGGCTGCCCTTGCTCCCGTGGCCGGCGGAGCCGCGGCTGGCAGAGCCCGCGCCTTCCCCTCCGGCAGCGGCCTCCGTCGAGGCGGCCGTGCTGA
- the LOC136536876 gene encoding expansin-B6-like has product MENISAARQHLFAGLNDKLRHAGIIDIQFRRVACNNRGLTVNFHVEVGSNPNYLAVLVEYANKAGTVVQMDAMEANSGYWMPMRRSWGSIWRLDSYRPLRGPFSMRIRSENGRTLVANNVIPASWRPNTDYRSYVQFT; this is encoded by the exons ATGGAAAATATCAGCGCAGCACGCCAGCACCTTTT tgcCGGGCTGAACGACAAGCTCCGGCACGCGGGCATCATCGACATCCAGTTCAGGAGGGTGGCCTGCAACAACCGGGGGCTCACCGTCAACTTCCACGTGGAGGTGGGCTCCAACCCCAACTACCTGGCGGTGCTGGTGGAGTACGCCAACAAGGCCGGCACCGTGGTGCAGATGGACGCGATGGAGGCCAACTCGGGCTACTGGATGCCCATGCGCCGCTCCTGGGGATCCATCTGGCGGCTCGACTCCTACCGCCCGCTCAGGGGCCCCTTCTCCATGCGCATCCGCAGCGAGAACGGCAGGACGCTGGTGGCGAACAATGTCATCCCGGCAAGCTGGAGGCCCAACACCGACTACCGCTCCTACGTCCAGTTCACTTAA